In the genome of Massilia sp. W12, the window CGGCGCCCTCGGCGCGCTCGGTCTGGGCGGTATGGCGGCCAGCGCGCCGGCCTTGGCCGCCACGTCTGCGAAAGCGCCGCAACTGCTGCATATCACCGGCGCAATCGGGCGCAGCAATCGCGGCGCGTTTGACGCCGGGCGCGATATTCTGTTCGGCAAACAAAAAATCAATTTTGAGCGCGCCTTGAGTCTGGATTTTACTGCGCTGGCCAAGCTGCCGCAGCAAACCATACGGCCCACGCTGGAATACGATAGCAAAGTCCATAGTTTGCAAGGCCCGCTGCTGACAGATGTGCTGGCCCTGGCCGGCGTGAAAGCGGATGCCGCCTTGCAAGTGCAGATGCGCGCGATTGACGGCTATGTGGTCAACAGCAGCTTGCAACAGGTGAAAGAGCGCAAACAGATTGTCGCGCTGATGATGGACGGGCAAGCCATGTCCTTGGGCGGCCTGGGACCACTATGGGCGGTGTATGACGCTGACCGCGTGCCGGAATTCTCCAGCCGCCCGGTCAATGAGCGTTTTATCTTCTGTCCCTGGGGTTTGTATCACATCAATTTGCTGGCGCAATAAGGCGCGGCAAAGCATGCGGGCCGGCGCAAACCGCCCGCATGCAAGATGTGCAACAATCAGGCGTAAGCCTCGGCCAGGGTCATCACGCGCGGCGTGATAGTGACGCCAATGGCGGAGAAGATGCGCTCAATTTCCTTCATATTCGCTTCACGCTCATTGTCTTTCCAGCCTTGGAACAAGTCCGTGCCGTCTTTGGAAAAGTGCAAATCCAGCACCTTGCCCTTATCTTTGTGGGTGTAAGAAGATTGATGGATCATTTTGAAGCCGGCGTTTCCCAGTTCCGCCAGCACGGCGGCTGGTTGATTGTCCGGATCCACGGCCATGAAAATGCCGTAAGTCTTGCCCGGGGGCTTGGCTGCGACATCCACCTCATAGATACCGGGCGCTTTGGTGACTGCCGTACTTTTCAGATAAAGCATTTCAGCTCCTTCCATTCTGACAAGTGAAGCCCGCGCAACCCAGCGGGCTGATGATGCCGCCAGGCGGCACTGCCCCATGAGGCATATTTTCACAGATATTCGCCTTTTTTCAAGGCAGCTGCATTGCTGCAGTGCGAGGCTTTACGCGCGAATTGCGCAAAGCCGGCGCGAACTCATAATCTATTGCTTTTTGGCACACTTGTCACCTGCAACGCGCGCGCCAGCGGCAGACAAACAACAGTGCAGGCGCGCCGCAACATCCGGGATGAGGCCGGCGCTGACCTATAATAATGCCCCTGGAGCGCGCTGACTGTCCCCGGACTGATATGCGGCGCCACGGTCTGATTTAAAACCTTGTAAAAAACACCAAAAACCTCAGATCAGCTGTTCCATGCCAACCTGCGAAAGTTTGCAGGGGGCAATACTGCCGTTAGGCAAATGCGGGCGGCTCCATTACAATAAATCTGAACCTGTGCCGGTTTTCCCGCCACCCCGGGCGCCCGGCCCCACCTGACGAAGGCGATATGCAGGAAGACAAAGACATGCGATCCACAGGCCATCCGCGCTGGCAAGGCGTGAGTGCGATGTTGCTGTGGCTATTGCATTTGTTCCATCCGAATCAACCGGAGCGGCAGCAGGATGACTCGCGCCAATTGCAGCGCATCCGCCGCTTTGGCCGCGCCAGCTGGATTCTGGTGGCGTGGCTGTGCGGCCTGCTGGGCCTGTTTTCCGCCGGCCAATTGCCGATTTTATTGTGGATAGAAGTCGCTGCGCTGGGCTTGACCGGCTTTTTATTGTTCGCATTCCTGCTTTTTTCCGGTTTGAATCAGCGCGCCCAGGATAAAACCCTGACCGCGCCGATGGCCGGCTGCATGCTGGCCTTGATGTCCTGGGCTTTGTACACCACGCCGGCGACGCAAATTCTGTTCAGCCCTTTCGCGCTCTTGATCACGATGTCCTGCGCTTTCCGCCTGCGCGAAAAAACCCTGCTGCTGGTGGCTCTGGGTGCGCTGTTTTCCAATCTGGCGGCGCAATTCTTGCACTATCTGGTATGGCATGACCGCGCCACCCTGATTCAAGGCTTGATGCATTGCGGCGCATTGGGCATCACCCTGCCCGGCTTTGTCATGCTGGCCACACGCGTGCGCCGCCTGTACCGCTCGCTGTACATGGTGAGCGTGAAAATGGAAAGCATTGAAGAACATGCGCGGCGCGATGAGCTGACCGGCAGCTTCAACCGGCGCTATATGATGGCTGCGCTGCAGCAACAAAAACATCTGGCCGATGCGACCGATCAAAGCTTATGCCTGGCGGTGATTGATCTTGACCACTTCAAGCGCATCAATGATGAAATCGGCCATCTGGCCGGGGATGAGGTGTTGCGCACTTTCGCCCGCCTGGCGCAACAAAGCGTGCGCCGCGAAGATGTGTTCGGGCGCTATGGCGGCGAAGAATTTTTGCTGCTCTTGCCCGGCATTGAATTGCAAGCCGCCTTCAGCACCGTCGAGCGAATTCGCGCCATGACCGAAACCCGGCTGGGCATCATCGCCAAGGTCGAGCGCAAAGTCACTGTGTCAATCGGCCTGACCCAATACATTCCGGGCGAATCGGTATTGGATTTATTTGCGCGCGCCGATACCGCGATGTATCTGGCGAAAACCGGCGGCCGCAATCAGGTCGTGATGCAAGAAGCGGTGGAAGAACGGGATTGAGGCGGCGCCAGGCCGCCCCGCACAGCGTTTATTTTCCGCTCTGGCCGCTGACCGGTTTGCCGGCATGCGTCGCGGCCGACCAGACATAACCATCATCCAGGGTGCATTGCGCCGTGCCATCGCCCTGCGCAATCTGGAACGGCCCGGTCCAGGCCGGACACACACATTCCGCCAGCTCCAAACCGGTCTTGGCGTCCGTCTTATTCAATTTCTTGCACGGCGCCGTCATGCAACCGACATACTTGCCGGAGGGGCAGGAAATCTGCTTGATCGACAGGCCATTGTTTTGCGCCATATAAGTGCTGAAGGTGGACACCAGGGTGGCGCTTGGGTAAAACGTGTTCTGCGTGATGCTGGCGCAAGCCGGCGCGGAATTGGTCTTGCTGCACGCGCCGCCCTGCTGGCCGCAGCGTTTGACGGTATCGCGGTACACATCCAGATTCAAAATCGCGTGAATATCCACTTTCCACAAATTCGGCGTACTGCTGGCGCCGGCGGGAATCACATAGCAGGTGCAATCAGCTTCCGTGCCATCCGGGCGCAAACGGCAGGGCGCCGGGCCAGCCGGGCCGGAGTAATAGCAGAGCGCGATTTCGCTGCCGCTGCAATTGAGAAAATTGCGCGGATGCAAAATCACATTCGCCCAGGCTTTGGCATTGGGCGTGGTGTCGAGCACATTCAAGACAAACGGCCCGCCTTCGGTGTAGGGTTTGAGATTCGGCAACGCTGGTTTTTCCTGGGACTGCGCAAGCGCACTGACTGACAACAAGAGAGCGAACGGCAATGCAAAACGGGTTGACATGGCGTTTCTCCAGATGGGGGGAGGGATGGTCAGTGTACACCGGCGGGACGGGTTTGTATCCATGCATACGGAGGATATCGCCCCCCGCCTTGCACTGCAAAATAAGCGGGTGCAATGCGGCAATCCGGCGTTTCCACAAGGCCCGAAAACAATTGAATAGATATTCAACTGTTATAAAGCACAGCCGCAAAAATCCTGCTACACTTTGCCGCCATGACCCGTCGCCTCGTTCTCATTTTCTTCATGTTGATTATCCCGCTGCAGCTCAGCCTGGCGGCGATCAGCGCTATCTGCCAGCATGAGCAGGGCGCGGCGGCGAATCATCCCGGGCATCATGAACACAAACATGACAGCAGCGTGCAGGCTGAGGCAAGCGGCGCGACTGACCCGGATTGCGGCCCCTGCCATGATGTGCACCAACCGGCCCCGCTGGAAAGCCGGACGCAAACCGCGCTGTTTGCGGTCAAACTGGCGCCGCCGGATTATCTGGCGCATTTAAGCCACCCGCCGCACCACCCTCCCGAACGCCCACAATGGCGCCGCCCGGCTTAAGGCCGGCGCAGCGCCCTCCTCTATTGACTTACGCTATGTGGCCGCTGGCCGCATCGCCGGCGTTGCGCCGATTTTCTTGAACATTGTCAGCCCGTGCGCCGTATGCGCGCACGGCTGGGAGAATCGGAATGCATTTTTTACGCAAACCCCTGTGCGGCTTGCTGCTGGCGCTCGGCCCTGCGCTGCCAGCCTGCGCAGCAAGCGACTGGCCCACGCTATGGCGCCAGGCGCAGCAACACAATCTGGAATGGCGGCAAAGCAGCCGCAGCGCCGACTTCATGCAAGCGGAAATGGAGCAGGCGCAGACCCGTCCCAATCCTGAACTCAGCATCAGCCAGGAGGGCCAGGGCGCACAACGCAGCCGCAGCGTGCAACTGAGCATGCCCATCGAAACCGGCGGCAAACGCGCCGCCCGCATCGCGCTGGCGCACAGCAATCAGGCTTTGCAAGCCTTGGAGCAAAGCCAAAAACGTCAGCAGATTCAAGCCGATCTGCGCCTGGCGTTTTATGAAGCGCTGGCGGCGCAACAGCGGCAAACCCTGAGCCATGAAGCGCTCACGCTGGCGCAACAAGCGCATCATCTGAGCACGCAACGGGTCGCCGCCGGCAAAATTTCGCCACAAGAACAGGCGCGCACGGAATTGGCATTGGCGCAAGCCGGGCTGGATGTGCGTCAGGCGGAACTGGCGCTGCAACTCAGCTTAAGCCGCCTGGCCGGGCTGGCCGGGCTGCCTGCTGTGCCAGCGGTGCAAGGCAAGCTGGAACACAGCCCGCCCGCCCCGCCCTGGCCGGCATTGCAGGCCGCATTAGAGCAAGCGCCGGCCTGGCGGCACATCCAAAGCACACAGGCGCAAGCGCAAGCCGCCAGCGCACTGGAACGCAGCAAAGCCATGCCGGATCTGCAATTCGCAGTCGGTTTGAAACAAACCGTCGAAACCGCACCCGGCGCCAACCCGCGCCAACTTTTGCTCAGTCTGGCGATTCCTTTGCCCTTGTTTGAGCGCAACCAGGGCGCGCGCGGGCAGGCGGAACTGCGCGCCCGCGCCGCGCAGCAGGATGGCGCCGCGCAACAGCTGCAATTGCAACAGCAATTACAGCAAGCCTGGCGCAATTGGCGCCAAGCGCAGCAGGAAAGCTGGCAAATCGGCCAAACGCTGTTGCCGCAAGCACAGCAGATCGTGGAAGCGGCCTTGCAGGGCTTCCGCCACGGCAAATTCAGCTATCTGGAGTTGCAGGAAGCGCAACGCAGCCAAGCCGCCTTGCAAGCGCGGCAAATTCAAGCCCAGCTCGACGTCTGGCGCGCCATCGCTGAAGTGGAACGGATTAATGGCCCGCTCGCGCCATAAACAAAAAAGGATCAATCATGCAAAGCAAACTCAAGGCGCTGCTGCGCCACCCGCACACCCCCATCTGCGCACTGATCGTCAGCCTGAGCGTGGGCGGACTGTTTTTACTGCCCTCCGCTGACGCCGCCAAGAGCGGCCATGCCGATCATGCCGGCCATGCGCATGAAACAGAAGGCGCGCACGGCAAACCGGAACAACACGAAAAAGCAGCGTCGCACGCAAAAAGCGCGCCGCCAGCCGCTTCCGCTGCACACACCGGGCATGCCCACGATGACAAACAAGCCGCCCACGCACACGATGAAGAAGAAACACAGGAAGTCGCGATGAATGCGCAACAAATCAAGCTGGCCGGCTTGCGTATCGCGCGCGTGGAAAACGGGCCGATCCGCAGCATGCAACCCTTACCGGCGGAAATTTTGCTGGATGAGGCGCGCACCGCGCATCTGACGCCGCGTCTGTCCGGGGTGATTCTGAGCGTGCACGCGAACCTGGGTCAGCGTGTGCGTAAGGGACAGGTGCTGGCGATCTTGCAAAGCGCGGCAGCGGTCGAATTGCAGGGCGAAACGCGGCTGGCGCAACAACGTTTGCAGCTGGCGCAGCAGCAATATGCGCGCGAGAAAATGCTGTGGGAGCAAAAAATCAGCGCCACTCAGGACTACCAGCAAGCCGCGCACCAGCTGCGCGAAGCGGAATTGCAGCTGCACAATGCGCGCCAGAAAATGCAAGCCCTCGGCCTGCAAGGTG includes:
- a CDS encoding molybdopterin-dependent oxidoreductase, with protein sequence MMEKRDFLRHAGALGALGLGGMAASAPALAATSAKAPQLLHITGAIGRSNRGAFDAGRDILFGKQKINFERALSLDFTALAKLPQQTIRPTLEYDSKVHSLQGPLLTDVLALAGVKADAALQVQMRAIDGYVVNSSLQQVKERKQIVALMMDGQAMSLGGLGPLWAVYDADRVPEFSSRPVNERFIFCPWGLYHINLLAQ
- a CDS encoding GGDEF domain-containing protein, with product MRSTGHPRWQGVSAMLLWLLHLFHPNQPERQQDDSRQLQRIRRFGRASWILVAWLCGLLGLFSAGQLPILLWIEVAALGLTGFLLFAFLLFSGLNQRAQDKTLTAPMAGCMLALMSWALYTTPATQILFSPFALLITMSCAFRLREKTLLLVALGALFSNLAAQFLHYLVWHDRATLIQGLMHCGALGITLPGFVMLATRVRRLYRSLYMVSVKMESIEEHARRDELTGSFNRRYMMAALQQQKHLADATDQSLCLAVIDLDHFKRINDEIGHLAGDEVLRTFARLAQQSVRREDVFGRYGGEEFLLLLPGIELQAAFSTVERIRAMTETRLGIIAKVERKVTVSIGLTQYIPGESVLDLFARADTAMYLAKTGGRNQVVMQEAVEERD
- a CDS encoding TolC family protein, whose product is MHFLRKPLCGLLLALGPALPACAASDWPTLWRQAQQHNLEWRQSSRSADFMQAEMEQAQTRPNPELSISQEGQGAQRSRSVQLSMPIETGGKRAARIALAHSNQALQALEQSQKRQQIQADLRLAFYEALAAQQRQTLSHEALTLAQQAHHLSTQRVAAGKISPQEQARTELALAQAGLDVRQAELALQLSLSRLAGLAGLPAVPAVQGKLEHSPPAPPWPALQAALEQAPAWRHIQSTQAQAQAASALERSKAMPDLQFAVGLKQTVETAPGANPRQLLLSLAIPLPLFERNQGARGQAELRARAAQQDGAAQQLQLQQQLQQAWRNWRQAQQESWQIGQTLLPQAQQIVEAALQGFRHGKFSYLELQEAQRSQAALQARQIQAQLDVWRAIAEVERINGPLAP
- a CDS encoding efflux RND transporter periplasmic adaptor subunit; the encoded protein is MQSKLKALLRHPHTPICALIVSLSVGGLFLLPSADAAKSGHADHAGHAHETEGAHGKPEQHEKAASHAKSAPPAASAAHTGHAHDDKQAAHAHDEEETQEVAMNAQQIKLAGLRIARVENGPIRSMQPLPAEILLDEARTAHLTPRLSGVILSVHANLGQRVRKGQVLAILQSAAAVELQGETRLAQQRLQLAQQQYAREKMLWEQKISATQDYQQAAHQLREAELQLHNARQKMQALGLQGEADASRIALRAPQDGLILERHATVGEAVKEEQNLFTIADLSQVWAEVEAPARDMALLKQGAAVRVSAAGLQAHGVLDWVGVQLREQNRSAKARVRLANPELAWRPGVLAQVEVENGAQRSALSVESEALQEIDGKPSLFIRSVHGFRAHSVQTGRSDGRRTEILAGLQAGQEYVAGGSFVLKSELGKAAAAHSH